In the Actinomycetota bacterium genome, one interval contains:
- the yaaA gene encoding peroxide stress protein YaaA yields the protein MTVVLLPPSETKKSSDSGPKLRLTSLAHPTLTAKREILTNQLQKVSAGPPKKAREILGLSAKQDFELERNQQLFSMGTARAWQIYTGVLYEALDPSSLTQTQLQKICDLTFVQSALFGLISLADAIPAYRLSADSVLPQKFCNACHLGRQKLFHITTRQLKAEFFEQLRSHKIQLTRLWISPKS from the coding sequence ATGACAGTTGTACTTTTACCCCCTTCTGAAACCAAGAAATCATCGGATTCTGGCCCGAAATTGCGGCTGACTAGCCTGGCCCACCCGACATTAACTGCCAAGCGCGAAATCTTGACCAACCAGCTACAAAAGGTGAGTGCTGGACCGCCGAAAAAGGCCAGAGAGATTTTAGGACTCAGTGCTAAGCAGGATTTTGAATTGGAGCGCAATCAGCAATTGTTTAGCATGGGTACCGCTCGGGCATGGCAGATTTACACTGGCGTGCTCTACGAAGCGCTTGATCCAAGTTCGCTAACCCAGACGCAACTGCAGAAAATTTGTGACCTGACCTTTGTGCAGTCCGCTCTCTTTGGGTTAATTTCGCTAGCTGATGCAATTCCTGCGTATCGACTGTCCGCTGATTCGGTTTTGCCCCAAAAATTCTGCAACGCATGCCATCTGGGCCGCCAAAAGTTGTTTCACATCACAACAAGGCAACTAAAGGCAGAATTCTTCGAGCAATTGCGAAGTCACAAAATTCAATTGACTCGGTTATGGATCTCACCAAAATCATAG
- a CDS encoding signal peptidase I, with the protein MYRSKTKTRLGRRAVANEQRTILAAITLFLLMGIALTSVASATYIMVKQIHFSRVLSDSMKPEFKRGDLLLVKPVDRLSLEKGDIAVLPILGEPGSQFAHRIINVERTNNTVQVQTKGDANPVIDPWKLTITSRKVPVVVSSIPASIVPLVSLNRYVLTGLFALLCLLFISLLTPRRMREPESD; encoded by the coding sequence GAGCAGTAGCCAATGAACAAAGAACCATACTTGCCGCAATCACCCTTTTTCTTTTAATGGGCATAGCTTTAACGAGTGTGGCCAGCGCCACTTACATCATGGTCAAGCAGATTCATTTCTCTCGTGTTCTTTCCGACAGCATGAAGCCTGAATTTAAGCGCGGAGATTTACTGCTAGTTAAGCCAGTCGACAGACTTTCGTTAGAAAAAGGTGACATTGCAGTGTTGCCTATTCTTGGGGAGCCAGGATCTCAGTTTGCGCACCGAATCATTAATGTTGAGCGAACCAACAACACAGTTCAGGTGCAAACTAAGGGAGACGCTAATCCAGTTATTGATCCATGGAAGTTAACAATTACTTCCCGGAAGGTGCCAGTGGTTGTTAGCAGCATTCCAGCAAGTATTGTGCCGTTAGTTTCGCTAAATCGTTATGTGCTGACGGGCCTCTTTGCGCTTCTCTGTTTGCTCTTTATATCGCTTTTGACTCCACGCAGAATGCGAGAACCCGAGTCTGACTAA